Proteins encoded in a region of the Paenibacillus sp. E222 genome:
- a CDS encoding MarR family winged helix-turn-helix transcriptional regulator, producing the protein MDQLQEENLPSIDSKQDALQEYLLHLPLPNTAFFIMVEATANLVAVSEKYWQSKGLNGARIRVLVEIAKDGGTMLPSVLAEKIGVTKANISLLLTPLERDGYIARAEHARDGRKTVISITDAGRTLLSGHLPGNREAVARQMDKLDEQEQHQLIILLQKLNMS; encoded by the coding sequence ATGGACCAATTACAAGAAGAAAACTTGCCCTCAATTGACTCTAAACAAGATGCGTTGCAGGAATACTTGCTTCATCTACCACTGCCGAATACAGCTTTTTTCATAATGGTTGAGGCGACTGCCAACCTGGTAGCCGTATCGGAAAAATACTGGCAGTCGAAGGGGCTGAATGGAGCAAGAATCCGTGTGCTTGTGGAGATTGCCAAAGATGGGGGAACGATGCTACCTTCAGTGCTTGCCGAAAAAATTGGTGTCACCAAGGCTAATATCAGCTTACTGCTAACACCACTGGAGCGTGATGGTTATATCGCGAGAGCTGAACATGCCCGAGATGGTCGCAAGACGGTGATTTCCATTACCGATGCTGGACGGACATTATTGAGTGGGCATCTTCCGGGAAATCGTGAAGCTGTAGCAAGACAGATGGACAAATTGGATGAACAAGAGCAGCATCAGTTGATCATTTTGTTACAGAAGCTGAACATGTCTTAA
- a CDS encoding helix-turn-helix domain-containing protein: MNQNNVEFYDAVQKAQSGDRESMLQIISAFQPIIQRMRYQVRPQERDDLSQTIVEGLIIKIMNYELEHVPTYSEFCKQLFDAE; this comes from the coding sequence ATGAATCAAAACAACGTTGAATTTTATGATGCAGTGCAGAAGGCACAGAGTGGGGATCGGGAGAGCATGCTTCAAATTATTAGTGCATTTCAACCTATCATTCAGCGGATGAGATATCAGGTGAGACCTCAAGAGCGTGACGATCTGTCACAGACCATTGTTGAAGGATTGATCATTAAGATCATGAATTATGAGTTGGAGCATGTACCTACATACTCGGAGTTCTGCAAACAACTGTTTGATGCCGAATGA
- a CDS encoding MerR family transcriptional regulator, translated as MKTPYFTVKDIIQITGITKRALHYYDKTDLLKPSRVEDNGYRYYDQEALGNLQMILLFKEMNFSLKDIAAMMQLSKDEQKDILREHRSTLVHHKQKLETIIDQLDEYVDGTDISHLHLFDDSSILSIQEQYETEAKFVYGDTEKYQEFEANVNQLSAEEQEQAYQQFSVNMEQVFRELAKHQDLSPDSDEVRSLVLEWKSCLEQFMVCDAEILRYIAEAYTADRRYAGYFDQFGDEGFLRFLHQAIMVYVEGGEKSFCVNWIPSTNKVTK; from the coding sequence ATGAAGACACCCTATTTCACCGTTAAAGATATCATTCAAATAACAGGCATCACCAAACGCGCATTACATTATTACGATAAAACGGATCTATTGAAACCAAGCAGAGTCGAGGACAATGGCTATCGGTATTACGATCAAGAGGCACTGGGGAATCTGCAAATGATTCTCTTGTTCAAAGAAATGAATTTCTCCTTAAAAGACATTGCAGCCATGATGCAACTCTCCAAAGACGAACAGAAAGATATCCTGAGAGAGCATCGCAGTACACTCGTTCATCACAAACAAAAACTCGAAACCATCATCGACCAATTGGATGAGTATGTAGATGGGACGGATATCTCTCATCTTCATCTGTTTGACGACTCTTCCATTCTGTCTATTCAAGAGCAATATGAAACTGAGGCGAAGTTTGTATATGGAGACACCGAGAAATATCAGGAATTCGAAGCTAATGTGAACCAACTGTCTGCGGAAGAGCAAGAACAAGCTTACCAGCAGTTCTCGGTCAACATGGAGCAGGTATTTCGGGAATTGGCGAAGCATCAGGATCTGTCCCCTGATTCTGATGAGGTGCGATCGTTAGTGCTTGAATGGAAGAGTTGTCTGGAGCAGTTCATGGTCTGTGATGCTGAGATTCTCAGGTATATCGCAGAAGCCTATACGGCAGATCGTCGCTATGCGGGTTATTTCGATCAGTTTGGCGATGAGGGATTTTTGAGGTTTTTGCATCAAGCGATTATGGTTTATGTGGAGGGTGGGGAAAAGTCATTTTGTGTGAATTGGATACCCTCTACCAACAAGGTAACAAAGTAA
- a CDS encoding sigma-70 family RNA polymerase sigma factor, whose translation MSSLEKICHYPTHSVTAQFEEYKHQNPALFHNRVVLNFFEQEKHQKLLLESLRGEAGKEEELNEAFRKYFFQFRFITYVTSSLKFMSIDQMRRNQRYATRNVLIYDRPSSDDSSMCIGEKMSAYQTSVDNVQPDKQSTNFQEGFADEYVESAFDSLTDKQKHVTTLYYGQGYHDHEIASRLQVSQQAIAKTRNAALKKMKTVLVREE comes from the coding sequence ATGAGTTCCTTAGAGAAGATTTGTCATTACCCAACACATTCGGTGACTGCACAGTTTGAGGAGTACAAGCATCAGAATCCCGCGTTATTCCATAATCGGGTTGTTCTAAACTTTTTCGAACAGGAGAAGCACCAGAAGTTATTGTTGGAGTCCTTGAGAGGGGAGGCTGGTAAGGAAGAAGAGTTAAATGAGGCGTTCCGCAAATATTTCTTTCAATTTCGATTTATCACTTATGTCACATCATCGCTCAAATTCATGAGTATCGATCAGATGCGGCGTAATCAGCGTTATGCTACCCGAAATGTATTGATCTATGACAGGCCATCCTCGGACGATTCCAGTATGTGTATTGGTGAGAAGATGAGTGCCTATCAAACTTCAGTGGATAATGTACAGCCGGATAAACAATCTACTAATTTCCAGGAAGGCTTTGCGGATGAGTATGTGGAATCGGCATTTGATAGTTTAACGGATAAGCAGAAGCATGTCACTACACTATATTATGGACAGGGTTACCACGATCATGAAATTGCGAGCAGACTTCAGGTCAGCCAGCAGGCGATAGCGAAGACAAGAAATGCAGCTCTGAAAAAAATGAAAACCGTGTTGGTTAGAGAGGAGTAA
- a CDS encoding YvrJ family protein, with translation MDNSAFATFIGGISQVGFPIMITLYLFTRFEKKLDQLSVNINTLIEVIKAVIKDESKQR, from the coding sequence ATGGACAATAGCGCATTTGCGACTTTTATAGGTGGAATCAGTCAGGTCGGTTTTCCCATCATGATTACATTATATTTATTTACCCGATTTGAGAAGAAGCTGGATCAACTCTCAGTGAATATTAATACCCTTATAGAGGTAATTAAAGCGGTGATTAAAGATGAATCAAAACAACGTTGA
- a CDS encoding DUF2268 domain-containing protein, whose protein sequence is MKITALRSDQIYEEIIQAAPDEKLELYRERMMGPFMNKWNIQHIPFRSHEPHGFDVIMMNNFMNIAPADITPEINESLAAISSEAFWQQCHEAVRTSLSTFTDHGIELSVSEYLYTILLGDKNSPSLTMNEGISGDGGIPGYIIANLIPGAYTLPRIQSVLAHECNHNVRYQFIQWNPQITLGEMVVSEGLAESFATSLYGEKLLGPWVAKTDMETLNTLIKPKMKDQLHLTGFDQINPYLYGDELAIMQNFTPVGMPYAAGYACGYHLIQYYLNKTGTPITEATITPASDILAETKDFWNEDTLFHR, encoded by the coding sequence ATGAAAATTACCGCTTTGCGCTCAGATCAAATCTATGAAGAGATCATTCAGGCTGCACCCGATGAGAAATTGGAGTTATACCGCGAGCGAATGATGGGTCCTTTCATGAACAAATGGAACATACAACATATCCCGTTTCGCTCTCATGAGCCTCACGGCTTCGATGTGATCATGATGAATAACTTTATGAATATCGCTCCCGCAGATATCACACCTGAGATTAACGAATCGCTAGCAGCGATTTCGTCTGAAGCATTTTGGCAACAGTGTCATGAAGCCGTTCGTACGAGTCTATCTACCTTTACAGATCATGGGATTGAGCTGTCTGTCTCCGAATATCTATATACGATTTTATTAGGCGATAAGAACAGTCCATCACTCACCATGAACGAAGGTATCAGCGGAGATGGCGGCATTCCTGGTTATATTATTGCGAACCTGATTCCGGGTGCGTATACTTTACCTCGTATTCAATCCGTGTTAGCTCATGAATGCAATCATAATGTGAGATATCAATTTATCCAGTGGAATCCACAGATTACGCTTGGAGAAATGGTTGTTAGTGAGGGGTTGGCTGAGAGCTTTGCGACATCCCTGTATGGAGAAAAGTTGCTAGGCCCCTGGGTAGCCAAAACGGATATGGAGACTTTGAACACCTTAATTAAACCAAAAATGAAAGACCAGCTGCATCTCACCGGTTTTGACCAGATTAATCCGTATCTATACGGCGATGAACTTGCCATCATGCAAAACTTCACGCCCGTTGGTATGCCCTATGCGGCTGGCTATGCCTGCGGTTATCACTTAATCCAATATTATTTGAATAAAACAGGTACACCGATCACCGAAGCAACCATCACTCCGGCAAGTGACATCCTTGCGGAAACAAAGGACTTTTGGAATGAAGACACCCTATTTCACCGTTAA